A single genomic interval of Camelina sativa cultivar DH55 chromosome 11, Cs, whole genome shotgun sequence harbors:
- the LOC104726130 gene encoding uncharacterized protein LOC104726130 isoform X1 has protein sequence MFSVKENPRGKPENVKIENLFVQIFERKRRIVDQVKQQVDLYDHHLASKCLLAGVSPPPWLWSPYLPSQTSELNKEEIISELLYPSSRPSIICPFSYQRPVRFLADNVVRQDLTSVVNNNPIEEQLLEEEPQHDLSHNLVRHVSNHSHEQDANIASPRDVHEKEGLPESVSIDCRENQSCSSPEHSQNQTVETNLDATFPGCSQGEKVLKSVSTTGCEQKLSPPGYRQEETDPDAYLDPGLSLAKMQRSRSRQKALELRSSAKASKSRSKSRSDLKSSQDGNIGFGIASLRSDSVSEIKLFKHDENDEGCRDEVENSNSQDKGGDQCIKTSLTTESFTLHQKVDSVKKSSSGDAYASSVPESLLESGHVNDIDILQCNETTNEVSAEVDEQVDDPKSRTCNETAYLDGSTEQVDDPKSRTCNETAYLDGSTRSKSSSQDSAKEKHQKSSKSVSGNFQTRYSNPAHWADHEVELPQAIPMANELSMMTDAGTSIFQCEIIARSRSNAREDRSKTEHSGSLSSAIDVEPRDSISILHGSHAKDSLDPSTVDVEGLIVENITSNGQSEEKGECVDTNRCSSAERVSQTGISPDETFCAGAIQGSMSKTELLGFFESLSVELQSGDSVMHSDDESVSLKPTAVIGEGSLVEEDNNGVPIEISSISNSRSSNQTDITVVEPLVVESILQESGTPENLIDHSKRCDISCGSKEVLPLGSVTNAGSSQSHERISRPRCSAIEEESANEYKALSVGSYHKSADKQLEVREGNSSLRTPDRPVFVKPASTHFDDNEECYFDEVPVKIQEKSMMKKVPTPASAVKVFDLPSLTAFGVNLSADNEMDDIEEHSGLKIEMAQEMESHARHSGLKVGEDEPAESNTFTGHIGASRKRAQHETSYEKGVPPITGDEKCTETEDSHDPGCSIQEFFCSSSSIGGSMRQNKRRRTLEKTTSRVLSPSPGGDNLELDSVRETVHHREEVACHNLDNYDVELQKMIGSASSDHYGVELQKMIGYASSAELRFDESYLFKEAALMSPASLSFRPEQLSVQRSQIAPDHGVRSENIHFLPFAGETSHGLASCIVRDSDGSPCIPPLGLISSDDGSPPVLEGFLIQTDDENRSGSKNQLNHDNFQLPKTTAESAAMIEQICKSACRTTPSLHLAKTFKYDGKLELDQSVSTELFDGMFFSQKLEGSSVFDNLGINHDYTERSYTDSLPLSGAGSSAEARNPCTSPTEKLWYRSLQKSSSSEKRSSQTPDLPCISEENENVEEEAENLCTNTPKSMRSEKQRSSILELPCIAEENENMEEISEAVNEASGSERENVSAEMKPLGDVNEEDPMKFLPLVSEAKILVDRQSLDSVNTAFSFSAKCNSVKSKVGKQSNRRFTGKGKENQSGAGAKRNVKPPSSRISKPKLSCNSSLATVGPRLPEKEPRHNNIVSNITSFVPLVQQQKPAPALITGKRDVKVKALEAAEASKRIAEQKEIDRKLKKEAMKLERARQEQENLRKQEIEKKKKEDDRKKKEAEMAWKQEMEKKKKEEERKRKEFEMADRKRQREVEDKKVKEAKRQRIAEIQRQQREADEKLQAEKELIRQAMDARIKAQKELKEDQNNAEKTRGQANTRIPEVRSKSNSSDDTNNLRSSRDNYFKVISNPGKMSEEPNMGFEEMGESYDISPYKCSDDEEEEEDDNDAMSNKKFVPTWASKSNVTLAVIPQQNLDPQITFPVKRKCDISEVLLPPRFQSR, from the exons GTTGCTTGAAGAGGAACCACAACACGACCTCTCACACAACTTAGTCAGACATGTTTCGAATCATTCTCATGAGCAGGATGCTAATATTGCATCTCCTAGAGATGTCCATGAGAAAGAGGGATTGCCTGAAAGTGTCTCAATCGATTGCAGAGAGAatcaaagttgttcatctcctGAACACTCTCAGAATCAGACAGTTGAAACTAATCTTGATGCTACATTTCCTGGATGTAGCCAAGGGGAAAAGGTTCTCAAAAGTGTCTCAACTACTGGTTGTGAGCAGAAACTATCACCTCCCGGTTATCGTCAAGAAGAAACAGATCCAGACGCTTACCTTGACCCTGGATTATCACTTGCTAAGATGCAGAGATCAAGGTCACGTCAGAAAGCTTTGGAGCTTCGTAGTAGTGCCAAAGCGTCGAAAAGCCGTTCAAAAAGTAGAAGTGATCTCAAATCTTCTCAGGATGGAAACATAGGCTTTGGGATTGCTTCTTTAAGGTCTGACAGTGTTAGTGAGATAAAGTTATTTAAGCATGATGAGAATGATGAAGGGTGTCGAGACGAAGTAGAGAACAGTAATTCTCAAGATAAAGGAGGGGATCAGTGTATTAAAACTAGTTTAACTACAGAGTCTTTTACCTTGCATCAGAAAGTGGATTCGGTGAAAAAATCTTCGAGCGGGGATGCTTATGCTTCCAGTGTACCAGAATCTCTACTCGAGTCTGGTCATGTAAATGACATTGACATATTACAGTGCAATGAGACAACTAATGAAGTGTCTGCCGAAGTAGATGAGCAAGTAGATGATCCCAAAAGCAGAACTTGCAATGAAACAGCTTATCTCGATGGAAGTACTGAGCAAGTGGATGATCCCAAGAGCAGAACTTGCAATGAAACAGCTTATCTCGAtggaagtacaagatctaaaagcTCAAGCCAAGATAGCGCCAAGGAGAAACATCAAAAATCAAGCAAGTCCGTTTCTGGTAACTTTCAGACAAGATATTCGAATCCCGCTCACTGGGCCGATCATGAAGTAGAATTACCTCAAGCAATACCTATGGCTAATGAACTTTCTATGATGACAGATGCTGGAACGAGCATCTTTCAGTGTGAAATCATTGCAAGATCCAGAAGTAATGCTCGGGAAGATAGATCCAAGACCGAGCATTCAGGCTCTCTATCTTCTGCAATTGATGTGGAGCCAAGAGATTCAATTTCAATACTGCACGGTAGCCATGCAAAAGATTCACTGGATCCCTCTACTGTTGATGTGGAAGGTTTAATAGTTGAAAATATAACTAGCAATGGTCAATCAGAAGAAAAGGGTGAATGTGTTGACACAAACAGATGTTCAAGTGCTGAAAGGGTAAGCCAAACTGGCATCTCCCCAGATGAGACCTTTTGTGCGGGTGCAATCCAAGGTTCTATGTCCAAGACCGAGCTTTTGGGCTTTTTTGAGTCCCTTTCAGTTGAACTGCAGTCGGGAGACTCCGTAATGCACTCAGACGATGAAAGTGTATCTTTGAAGCCCACTGCTGTTATTGGTGAAGGTTCATTAGTGGAGGAAGATAACAATGGTGTACCGATTGAAATTAGCAGTATTTCAAATTCTAGAAGTTCAAACCAAACTGACATCACGGTAGTTGAGCCATTGGTGGTTGAATCTATTCTTCAGGAAAGCGGTACGCCGGAAAACTTGATTGACCATTCTAAAAGATGTGATATTAGTTGTGGGTCCAAAGAAGTGCTGCCACTGGGTTCAGTGACAAATGCTGGGAGTAGCCAATCCCATGAAAGAATTAGTAGGCCAAGATGCTCAGCCATAGAAGAGGAATCAGCAAATGAATATAAGGCTCTTTCTGTTGGCTCTTATCATAAATCGGCTGACAAACAGCTTGAAGTTAGAGAAGGAAATTCATCGCTGAGAACCCCTGATCGCCCTGTTTTTGTGAAGCCTGCATCAACCCATTTTGATGATAATGAAGAATGCTATTTCGATGAGGTTCCAgtgaaaattcaagaaaaatcaATGATGAAGAAGGTCCCCACCCCAGCATCCGCTGTAAAGGTGTTTGATCTCCCATCTCTCACTGCTTTTGGAGTAAATCTCTCGGCAGACAATGAAATGGATGACATTGAGGAGCACAGTGGGTTAAAAATAGAAATGGCACAAGAAATGGAATCGCATGCAAGGCACTCTGGCTTAAAAGTAGGAGAGGATGAACCTGCAGAGTCAAATACATTTACTGGCCATATAGGTGCATCGAGAAAGAGAGCCCAACATGAAACATCCTATGAAAAAGGTGTTCCCCCAATTACAGGAGATGAAAAATGTacagaaacagaagattctcATGATCCAGGATGCTCGATTCAGGAATTTTTCTGCTCTAGTTCCTCCATTGGGGGATCCATGCGGCAGAATAAGCGGAGAAGAACCCTGGAAAAAACAACTAGTAGAGTGCTTTCGCCAAGCCCAGGG GGAGACAATCTCGAGTTAGATTCTGTTAGGGAAACAGTACATCATCGGGAGGAAGTTGCATGTCACAACCTGGATAACTATGACGTTGAGTTACAGAAGATGATTGGATCTGCATCTTCAGATCACTATGGTGTTGAGTTACAAAAGATGATTGGATATGCATCTTCAGCTGAGTTACGATTTGATGAG AGTTACTTATTCAAGGAAGCTGCATTGATGAGTCCTGCCTCACTTTCCTTCAGACCAGAACAGCTAAGTGTACAGAGGAGTCAAATTGCTCCGGATCACGGAGTTAGATCAGAAAATATTCACTTTTTGCCATTTGCTGGAGAAACCTCACATGGATTAGCTAGTTGCATTGTTCGCGATTCAGATGGTTCTCCTTGTATACCACCCTTGGGTTTGATAAGCTCAGACGATGGAAGCCCCCCTGTTTTGGAGGgatttttaattcaaacggATGATGAAAATCGAAGCGGCTCCAAAAACCAGTTGAATCATGACAATTTCCAACTTCCAAAAACTACAGCAGAAAGTGCAGCcatgatagagcagatttgcaAGTCTGCTTGCAGGACCACTCCGTCATTACATCTGGCTAAGACATTTAAGTACGATGGAAAACTAGAGTTGGATCAGTCCGTCTCAACTGAGCTGTTTGATGGCATGTTTTTCAGTCAGAAACTCGAGGGTAGCTCTGTCTTTGATAACTTAGGGATTAACCATGATTATACAGAAAGATCGTACACTGACTCTCTGCCTCTTTCTGGTGCTGGCTCATCTGCTGAGGCTAGGAATCCTTGCACGTCACCGACTGAGAAGTTGTGGTATAGAAGTTTGCAGAAGTCTTCCAGTTCAGAGAAACGAAGCAGTCAGACACCAGACCTACCTTGCATTAGCGAAGAGAATGAGAACGTAGAAGAGGAAGCTGAGAACTTATGCACAAACACTCCAAAGTCTATGAGGTCAGAGAAGCAAAGAAGTTCAATTCTGGAACTTCCTTGCATAgctgaagaaaatgaaaacatggAAGAGATATCTGAAGCTGTCAATGAAGCATCTGGTTCTGAAAGGGAGAATGTCTCTGCCGAAATGAAACCTCTTGGTGATGTTAATGAAGAAGACCCTATGAAGTTTCTTCCACTTGTTTCTGAAGCCAAGATTCTTGTTGATCGACAGAGTCTAGACTCTGTCAATACTGCATTCAGCTTTTCCGCTAAGTGCAACAGTGTCAAAAGTAAAGTGGGAAAGCAGAGTAACCGAAGGTTCACGGGTAAAGGTAAAGAGAACCAAAGTGGAGCAGGTGCTAAAAGAAATGTTAAACCACCTAGTAGCAGGATTAGTAAGCCTAAGTTGTCTTGTAACTCGAGTTTGGCAACTGTAGGTCCCCGGTTACCAGAAAAAGAACCTAGGCACAACAACATTGTCTCCAACATCACTTCGTTCGTTCCACTTGTGCAGCAGCAAAAACCAGCACCTGCACTAATTACAG GCAAGAGGGATGTCAAAGTAAAGGCCCTGGAGGCTGCTGAGGCTTCAAAACGGATTGCTGAACAGAAAGAGATTGATCGTAAGCTGAAAAAGGAAGCTATGAAGCTTGAAAGGGCTAGACAGGAACAGGAAAATCTGAGAAAGCAGGagatagagaagaaaaagaaagaagatgatcgaAAGAAAAAGGAGGCGGAAATGGCTTGGAAGCAagagatggaaaagaaaaagaaagaagaagagcggAAGAGAAAGGAGTTTGAGATGGCTGATAGGAAAAGGCAGAGGGAAGTAGAAGACAAAAAGGTGAAGGAAGCTAAAAGACAACGCATTGCAGAAATTCAGAGACAACAAAGAGAGGCTGATGAAAAACTACAAGCTGAAAAAGAATTAATAAGACAAGCTATG GATGCGAGGATAAAAGCACAGAAAGAACTCAAAGAAGACCAAAATAATGCAGAGAAAACCCGAGGACAAGCGAATACTAGGATCCCTGAAGTGAGATCAAAGAGTAATTCCAGTGACGATACCAATAATTTAAGAAGCTCCAGGGATAATTATTTCAAG GTGATAAGCAATCCAGGGAAAATGTCTGAAGAACCCAACATGGGATTTGAAGAAATGGGAGAGTCGTACGACATCTCTCCATACAAATGCTCAGAcgacgaagaggaagaggaagacgacAATGACGCCatgtcaaacaaaaaattcGTTCCTACTTGGGCCag TAAGAGCAATGTCACGCTCGCTGTCATTCCCCAACAAAACCTTGATCCTCAAATTACTTTCCCTGTAAAACGAAAATGCGATATAAGCGAAG TTCTTTTGCCTCCAAGGTTCCAATCAAGATAG
- the LOC104726130 gene encoding uncharacterized protein LOC104726130 isoform X2 produces the protein MFSVKENPRGKPENVKIENLFVQIFERKRRIVDQVKQQVDLYDHHLASKCLLAGVSPPPWLWSPYLPSQTSELNKEEIISELLYPSSRPSIICPFSYQRPVRFLADNVVRQDLTSVVNNNPIEEQLLEEEPQHDLSHNLVRHVSNHSHEQDANIASPRDVHEKEGLPESVSIDCRENQSCSSPEHSQNQTVETNLDATFPGCSQGEKVLKSVSTTGCEQKLSPPGYRQEETDPDAYLDPGLSLAKMQRSRSRQKALELRSSAKASKSRSKSRSDLKSSQDGNIGFGIASLRSDSVSEIKLFKHDENDEGCRDEVENSNSQDKGGDQCIKTSLTTESFTLHQKVDSVKKSSSGDAYASSVPESLLESGHVNDIDILQCNETTNEVSAEVDEQVDDPKSRTCNETAYLDGSTEQVDDPKSRTCNETAYLDGSTRSKSSSQDSAKEKHQKSSKSVSGNFQTRYSNPAHWADHEVELPQAIPMANELSMMTDAGTSIFQCEIIARSRSNAREDRSKTEHSGSLSSAIDVEPRDSISILHGSHAKDSLDPSTVDVEGLIVENITSNGQSEEKGECVDTNRCSSAERVSQTGISPDETFCAGAIQGSMSKTELLGFFESLSVELQSGDSVMHSDDESVSLKPTAVIGEGSLVEEDNNGVPIEISSISNSRSSNQTDITVVEPLVVESILQESGTPENLIDHSKRCDISCGSKEVLPLGSVTNAGSSQSHERISRPRCSAIEEESANEYKALSVGSYHKSADKQLEVREGNSSLRTPDRPVFVKPASTHFDDNEECYFDEVPVKIQEKSMMKKVPTPASAVKVFDLPSLTAFGVNLSADNEMDDIEEHSGLKIEMAQEMESHARHSGLKVGEDEPAESNTFTGHIGASRKRAQHETSYEKGVPPITGDEKCTETEDSHDPGCSIQEFFCSSSSIGGSMRQNKRRRTLEKTTSRVLSPSPGGDNLELDSVRETVHHREEVACHNLDNYDVELQKMIGSASSDHYGVELQKMIGYASSAELRFDESYLFKEAALMSPASLSFRPEQLSVQRSQIAPDHGVRSENIHFLPFAGETSHGLASCIVRDSDGSPCIPPLGLISSDDGSPPVLEGFLIQTDDENRSGSKNQLNHDNFQLPKTTAESAAMIEQICKSACRTTPSLHLAKTFKYDGKLELDQSVSTELFDGMFFSQKLEGSSVFDNLGINHDYTERSYTDSLPLSGAGSSAEARNPCTSPTEKLWYRSLQKSSSSEKRSSQTPDLPCISEENENVEEEAENLCTNTPKSMRSEKQRSSILELPCIAEENENMEEISEAVNEASGSERENVSAEMKPLGDVNEEDPMKFLPLVSEAKILVDRQSLDSVNTAFSFSAKCNSVKSKVGKQSNRRFTGKGPRLPEKEPRHNNIVSNITSFVPLVQQQKPAPALITGKRDVKVKALEAAEASKRIAEQKEIDRKLKKEAMKLERARQEQENLRKQEIEKKKKEDDRKKKEAEMAWKQEMEKKKKEEERKRKEFEMADRKRQREVEDKKVKEAKRQRIAEIQRQQREADEKLQAEKELIRQAMDARIKAQKELKEDQNNAEKTRGQANTRIPEVRSKSNSSDDTNNLRSSRDNYFKVISNPGKMSEEPNMGFEEMGESYDISPYKCSDDEEEEEDDNDAMSNKKFVPTWASKSNVTLAVIPQQNLDPQITFPVKRKCDISEVLLPPRFQSR, from the exons GTTGCTTGAAGAGGAACCACAACACGACCTCTCACACAACTTAGTCAGACATGTTTCGAATCATTCTCATGAGCAGGATGCTAATATTGCATCTCCTAGAGATGTCCATGAGAAAGAGGGATTGCCTGAAAGTGTCTCAATCGATTGCAGAGAGAatcaaagttgttcatctcctGAACACTCTCAGAATCAGACAGTTGAAACTAATCTTGATGCTACATTTCCTGGATGTAGCCAAGGGGAAAAGGTTCTCAAAAGTGTCTCAACTACTGGTTGTGAGCAGAAACTATCACCTCCCGGTTATCGTCAAGAAGAAACAGATCCAGACGCTTACCTTGACCCTGGATTATCACTTGCTAAGATGCAGAGATCAAGGTCACGTCAGAAAGCTTTGGAGCTTCGTAGTAGTGCCAAAGCGTCGAAAAGCCGTTCAAAAAGTAGAAGTGATCTCAAATCTTCTCAGGATGGAAACATAGGCTTTGGGATTGCTTCTTTAAGGTCTGACAGTGTTAGTGAGATAAAGTTATTTAAGCATGATGAGAATGATGAAGGGTGTCGAGACGAAGTAGAGAACAGTAATTCTCAAGATAAAGGAGGGGATCAGTGTATTAAAACTAGTTTAACTACAGAGTCTTTTACCTTGCATCAGAAAGTGGATTCGGTGAAAAAATCTTCGAGCGGGGATGCTTATGCTTCCAGTGTACCAGAATCTCTACTCGAGTCTGGTCATGTAAATGACATTGACATATTACAGTGCAATGAGACAACTAATGAAGTGTCTGCCGAAGTAGATGAGCAAGTAGATGATCCCAAAAGCAGAACTTGCAATGAAACAGCTTATCTCGATGGAAGTACTGAGCAAGTGGATGATCCCAAGAGCAGAACTTGCAATGAAACAGCTTATCTCGAtggaagtacaagatctaaaagcTCAAGCCAAGATAGCGCCAAGGAGAAACATCAAAAATCAAGCAAGTCCGTTTCTGGTAACTTTCAGACAAGATATTCGAATCCCGCTCACTGGGCCGATCATGAAGTAGAATTACCTCAAGCAATACCTATGGCTAATGAACTTTCTATGATGACAGATGCTGGAACGAGCATCTTTCAGTGTGAAATCATTGCAAGATCCAGAAGTAATGCTCGGGAAGATAGATCCAAGACCGAGCATTCAGGCTCTCTATCTTCTGCAATTGATGTGGAGCCAAGAGATTCAATTTCAATACTGCACGGTAGCCATGCAAAAGATTCACTGGATCCCTCTACTGTTGATGTGGAAGGTTTAATAGTTGAAAATATAACTAGCAATGGTCAATCAGAAGAAAAGGGTGAATGTGTTGACACAAACAGATGTTCAAGTGCTGAAAGGGTAAGCCAAACTGGCATCTCCCCAGATGAGACCTTTTGTGCGGGTGCAATCCAAGGTTCTATGTCCAAGACCGAGCTTTTGGGCTTTTTTGAGTCCCTTTCAGTTGAACTGCAGTCGGGAGACTCCGTAATGCACTCAGACGATGAAAGTGTATCTTTGAAGCCCACTGCTGTTATTGGTGAAGGTTCATTAGTGGAGGAAGATAACAATGGTGTACCGATTGAAATTAGCAGTATTTCAAATTCTAGAAGTTCAAACCAAACTGACATCACGGTAGTTGAGCCATTGGTGGTTGAATCTATTCTTCAGGAAAGCGGTACGCCGGAAAACTTGATTGACCATTCTAAAAGATGTGATATTAGTTGTGGGTCCAAAGAAGTGCTGCCACTGGGTTCAGTGACAAATGCTGGGAGTAGCCAATCCCATGAAAGAATTAGTAGGCCAAGATGCTCAGCCATAGAAGAGGAATCAGCAAATGAATATAAGGCTCTTTCTGTTGGCTCTTATCATAAATCGGCTGACAAACAGCTTGAAGTTAGAGAAGGAAATTCATCGCTGAGAACCCCTGATCGCCCTGTTTTTGTGAAGCCTGCATCAACCCATTTTGATGATAATGAAGAATGCTATTTCGATGAGGTTCCAgtgaaaattcaagaaaaatcaATGATGAAGAAGGTCCCCACCCCAGCATCCGCTGTAAAGGTGTTTGATCTCCCATCTCTCACTGCTTTTGGAGTAAATCTCTCGGCAGACAATGAAATGGATGACATTGAGGAGCACAGTGGGTTAAAAATAGAAATGGCACAAGAAATGGAATCGCATGCAAGGCACTCTGGCTTAAAAGTAGGAGAGGATGAACCTGCAGAGTCAAATACATTTACTGGCCATATAGGTGCATCGAGAAAGAGAGCCCAACATGAAACATCCTATGAAAAAGGTGTTCCCCCAATTACAGGAGATGAAAAATGTacagaaacagaagattctcATGATCCAGGATGCTCGATTCAGGAATTTTTCTGCTCTAGTTCCTCCATTGGGGGATCCATGCGGCAGAATAAGCGGAGAAGAACCCTGGAAAAAACAACTAGTAGAGTGCTTTCGCCAAGCCCAGGG GGAGACAATCTCGAGTTAGATTCTGTTAGGGAAACAGTACATCATCGGGAGGAAGTTGCATGTCACAACCTGGATAACTATGACGTTGAGTTACAGAAGATGATTGGATCTGCATCTTCAGATCACTATGGTGTTGAGTTACAAAAGATGATTGGATATGCATCTTCAGCTGAGTTACGATTTGATGAG AGTTACTTATTCAAGGAAGCTGCATTGATGAGTCCTGCCTCACTTTCCTTCAGACCAGAACAGCTAAGTGTACAGAGGAGTCAAATTGCTCCGGATCACGGAGTTAGATCAGAAAATATTCACTTTTTGCCATTTGCTGGAGAAACCTCACATGGATTAGCTAGTTGCATTGTTCGCGATTCAGATGGTTCTCCTTGTATACCACCCTTGGGTTTGATAAGCTCAGACGATGGAAGCCCCCCTGTTTTGGAGGgatttttaattcaaacggATGATGAAAATCGAAGCGGCTCCAAAAACCAGTTGAATCATGACAATTTCCAACTTCCAAAAACTACAGCAGAAAGTGCAGCcatgatagagcagatttgcaAGTCTGCTTGCAGGACCACTCCGTCATTACATCTGGCTAAGACATTTAAGTACGATGGAAAACTAGAGTTGGATCAGTCCGTCTCAACTGAGCTGTTTGATGGCATGTTTTTCAGTCAGAAACTCGAGGGTAGCTCTGTCTTTGATAACTTAGGGATTAACCATGATTATACAGAAAGATCGTACACTGACTCTCTGCCTCTTTCTGGTGCTGGCTCATCTGCTGAGGCTAGGAATCCTTGCACGTCACCGACTGAGAAGTTGTGGTATAGAAGTTTGCAGAAGTCTTCCAGTTCAGAGAAACGAAGCAGTCAGACACCAGACCTACCTTGCATTAGCGAAGAGAATGAGAACGTAGAAGAGGAAGCTGAGAACTTATGCACAAACACTCCAAAGTCTATGAGGTCAGAGAAGCAAAGAAGTTCAATTCTGGAACTTCCTTGCATAgctgaagaaaatgaaaacatggAAGAGATATCTGAAGCTGTCAATGAAGCATCTGGTTCTGAAAGGGAGAATGTCTCTGCCGAAATGAAACCTCTTGGTGATGTTAATGAAGAAGACCCTATGAAGTTTCTTCCACTTGTTTCTGAAGCCAAGATTCTTGTTGATCGACAGAGTCTAGACTCTGTCAATACTGCATTCAGCTTTTCCGCTAAGTGCAACAGTGTCAAAAGTAAAGTGGGAAAGCAGAGTAACCGAAGGTTCACGGGTAAAG GTCCCCGGTTACCAGAAAAAGAACCTAGGCACAACAACATTGTCTCCAACATCACTTCGTTCGTTCCACTTGTGCAGCAGCAAAAACCAGCACCTGCACTAATTACAG GCAAGAGGGATGTCAAAGTAAAGGCCCTGGAGGCTGCTGAGGCTTCAAAACGGATTGCTGAACAGAAAGAGATTGATCGTAAGCTGAAAAAGGAAGCTATGAAGCTTGAAAGGGCTAGACAGGAACAGGAAAATCTGAGAAAGCAGGagatagagaagaaaaagaaagaagatgatcgaAAGAAAAAGGAGGCGGAAATGGCTTGGAAGCAagagatggaaaagaaaaagaaagaagaagagcggAAGAGAAAGGAGTTTGAGATGGCTGATAGGAAAAGGCAGAGGGAAGTAGAAGACAAAAAGGTGAAGGAAGCTAAAAGACAACGCATTGCAGAAATTCAGAGACAACAAAGAGAGGCTGATGAAAAACTACAAGCTGAAAAAGAATTAATAAGACAAGCTATG GATGCGAGGATAAAAGCACAGAAAGAACTCAAAGAAGACCAAAATAATGCAGAGAAAACCCGAGGACAAGCGAATACTAGGATCCCTGAAGTGAGATCAAAGAGTAATTCCAGTGACGATACCAATAATTTAAGAAGCTCCAGGGATAATTATTTCAAG GTGATAAGCAATCCAGGGAAAATGTCTGAAGAACCCAACATGGGATTTGAAGAAATGGGAGAGTCGTACGACATCTCTCCATACAAATGCTCAGAcgacgaagaggaagaggaagacgacAATGACGCCatgtcaaacaaaaaattcGTTCCTACTTGGGCCag TAAGAGCAATGTCACGCTCGCTGTCATTCCCCAACAAAACCTTGATCCTCAAATTACTTTCCCTGTAAAACGAAAATGCGATATAAGCGAAG TTCTTTTGCCTCCAAGGTTCCAATCAAGATAG